Below is a genomic region from Plasmodium relictum strain SGS1 genome assembly, chromosome: 13.
aatagagagttatattaaaaattccCAATTTGttgataaaaatttagtatgtttattaatttacatgaataatatacaaaaaaaattaagtagtATATGCAAtaagttattaaaaaaagttataaaggAAAACAAAACACCAATTCGCATTAGtgataatatagaaaaaagtgaagaaataatttataaatatatcatGTTTGAGAGATGGAATCAATTAAGATATTCCTTGttgtataatattaatttaattaacaataaaattaataaatcagaaaATAATCAAGCCATttataagaatataaatattaaatcaaTATTTGATTTGCATCAATTttcttataaatataaaaaacagaAAATCCCATCTTTTGAATATagtgtttttttaaaatacaaattTCATAAACAAAGTagaaatacattttttaatgatagTTTTTCATATTCTAATTGCAATGAAGCAGCATTTATTaatgatgaagaaaatttCTGCGGattttctaataataatgatttaaatataacACCAGTTTTTTCGTACTGTTGTGTGTGTTTCAACGATGATTATAATAGTATGCAAATAAATgaacaaaatgaaaatttaaaaacattttctAGAAGCaattctataaaaaatactactactaatttagaaaataaaaatgagaaagtaaatacaaaaaataaaacagaCAAAAATgctaataaaattaatttacatataaaaaatgaaaactgtattaaaaaggaagaaaataaattaaattcagAGAATAATATATTAGATATAAACAATAATACTAACAATAATAAAGTTAATAGCTTGCcaagtaataataatgaagcaAATGTAAATCAAGTGAAAGACAGTAGCATATCAAACGATGctaacaataataatgataaaaatacaaGTAATATTGATTTATctattatagaaaaaaatgtaaaaaataatagaaatctGATGCTAAGATGCAGCAGATGTTATATACATGTTCATAAGTTTTGTTATATTTCAACAAAAAAATCAGATGAAAATATTCTCAGTAACACTCAGAATAATGTTTctgtaaataataatgaatggCTGTGTCAAAGGTGtgaatttgaaaaaaaatccttaggtaataattatttatatttatttgataatAATGTTAAGTGCTACATATGCATAGAAAGAGGAGGAGCTTTTATTCAAATGAGCAGTAATATATTTGTTCATACATTTTGTGCATTGTTTTGTGTtcctgatttattaattaatacAAACGTAAATTTGGAAAATTTtgatgaatttttaaaattaaataacttATCTTTAACTCaagaaatattttctaaattaaaaaaaagaaaaagaaaatcacTGAAGAAAAATAAGGAAGTACAGGAATTAACAATTGAAtcagataaaaataaaataagacatgatgaagaagaaaaggaaaatgaaACAAAGGAAGAAACAAATAaggaagagaaaaaaaataatgttgaTAAGGAAatgttaaaattaaaatatgaaatgtATGATACTAAAAAAactaacaaaaatatttcatcatcttcatctaccatattaaagaaagaaaatacaACTGGTAATAAATTACATGAAGAAAAtgattcttttaaaaatgcaaatataataaatgatgGTAATATTCCTAGtagtaatgaaaatgataattacttaattaaaagtaataaattCGCATCAAATGACTTGAAGTTAAACATAAaggaagtaaaaaaaaataaagatgatGAGACATCTCAGGATAAGGATAAGGATAAGGATAAGGATAAGGATAAAGATAAAGATAATTATGTTTCAAATTTTAACTATACAAAAAACAATATTTCTGAAAACAAAACTACTAATAATGTTAATTTAGgagagaaaaataaaaataaaataaaatatgccTTAGTCAATGATTATTCTAATAATAGCAAAactgagaaaaaaaatgaggaaataaaagttataaaaaaaagagatgcaaaaatttatgatttttttacatttataaaaaaagaagataaaaaGAGATTTAATGAAAGTTCCCATGGTTTtgataattcaaaaaaaaaaaaaaaaaaaactaataataatgaaaggTTGgatgatgaaataaataacataCTAATTGATGAAAAATCTAAAAAATATGTtcatgatataaataataaggataataaaaatcattttaCTGAAAAGAATAAAGAGAATAccaaagaaatatataattatgacAAAAATGAAATCAAAAAGGAACATAATGATTgtgataaaaaagaaaagaaaaaagatataattgataaagaagatgaagctacattaataaatcatgataaaaaagaaatttgcAAAAATAATCAAGATAttgatgataataaaatactTGATAAAAATGTTAACATAAATTCAGATATAGATGAAAATTCTTCACATGcatcttcttcttttttttcaagtTCATTGTACTCAATATCTACTTTATCAGATAAATATGATGCAAAATTAAatatcagaaaaaaaaataaattggaaatatttaattatatagaaaatCCATATCTTTTAAGTGGTTatcaaaatgaaaatattagatGTGATGTATGTTTAAAAGCAAAaggaatatttttaaaatgccagaatataaaatgtaaaaagtATATTCATCCTTTATGTGCATTTATGTGTggattatatataaaatgtaaaaattctaataaaaaatttctcaagtttaaaaataaaatagactATTGTTTTCCtcgtatttttttctttattaaatgtattagtcattcaataaaaaaatatggtgtattaaatatatatgatcagataattaaaagaagaacaaaatatttaaatagaGATTTGTATCCCAacatatatgaaaataataaaaaagagagaAAGCAAAAAAGTTCcctaaaatataaaatacgtaataattcaaataataataaaaaaagtgatatatatgaaattttagcttttaattttaattatttagatccttatcaatataatttttttcttcttccttCAATtgatcatataaaaaataatatttgtttGGTTTGCTTTACATctcataataaaaaacaattatTGTATTGTAAATATTGCAATATATGCGTTCATAAAAAGTGCTATTTAGTTGATTCCAGCTTTATTGAATATCagttttataaaaagaaaaaaaaagtatacaCATTTTTAATACATAATAAGGAACAAAAAGTTAAACACATAATTGATCAaataaaagtgaaaaaagaatctattataaatttacttCATGATAAAAATGGTAATGATTATAATGATGATATAAAAGATTCTGAAATATTATTACCTTATAAAAAatctaattattttattaaacatGTATCAAACGAAGAAgtaaaaaatgagaaaaatgCATATATTACTGAATCTAATATAACTAATTGTGATgagaaaaatacaaataataatcAGAAAAATGATtctaagaaaaataatactcTTGAATCAAATAGTAAAGTTGatgtaaatgaaaattatttggATAATACAGAGAATGTAAAGGATAATGATACAAACAATGGCATAGCTGTAATAAATCATGAAATTAGATGtagtaaaattaataaaaatgaaaataaaaataaagagattaataataatactactgacaatgataataatattatgaaTGATAAAATGAGTTGCGAAAAAAAGTTTGAATGCTCTAAAATAATAAGACAATTAAtacaaaatgaaataaataattgttTATATGCTgcagaaaattataaaaatattgaatttatttataaattaaaagagtTCAGTAAAATAGATAATTGTTTTAAATTATGTGATAAATACATAAACGATGAAGAAAAATGTTTAACTGACTTAGATgatattgaagaaaaaaaattatttgtttGTGATCTTTGctcaaataattataattatgagAATGTAAACTGTATATTATGTAGCAGGAGAGGTGGTGcaataaaaattgtaaaagtTAATGATTATATGAAacttgataaaaataaaaataaaaaaaataattttataaaaaatgaaaaggaTTTTATCTTTGTTCATATGCAATGTGCTTTGTTTGCTCCTCAAATAATTATTCAAGATATTAGTGAAGAGTATTATCAGTATTATAATTATGACAATTTTCCTTTGAATGAACATAATGAAGAGGAAATTttgatagaaaaaaattttttatcagATTCAGAAATTCAGGTtttaaatgaagaatatTATTATGATGAAAAACAGAATTTActtaatgaatttttttataagcaatcatatattaattataaaaacagTGGGAAAAAATTCATTGATAAGAAAAATTCTACTAATGCAATTAAAGatgataatatttataaaaaattttcatttaattttaataaaagaaatggaaaagaagaaaataaagaaaaagaaatttcaAATGATGTACATGATTCGACTAGTTTAGAAAAAACTATGTCAAATAATATTATGGAAAATCGATTAATGAATTGTGTTAAAAATAATCATAATAATAacgaagaattaaaaaaaacaaataaattaaattttgatATAACTAATGATAgtgaaataaatttttctaattctaAAAAGGAAAACACTTACGATGATACTTGTATAAATAATCAAGAAGGCATTACTTCTAATGAAAATGAGCATGAGAATGAAGATAAAAGTATTCaagaaaaaagttatatGAACAATAGAAACAGTAACACTCTATTTgacaattataataaaataaaagaaaataattttgctttaaataaaatggagaaatatacaaaaaaaataaaaaaaaataagcaaTTAATAGctcttaataaatataaaaatatgaatgatATGAATAAAAGGACATCTTATAACAAAAAGACGAACTTGTATTATTATAACCtgaatagaaaaaaaaataattacaaaataataattaaagataaattaaaaaagcatttaaataaaaatacttgTTATATTTGCAATTTAACTTACGGATATACTCAAAAATGTGTAGAAAATACTTGTACGAATTACTTTCATATATCATGTGCTCATAttcataaattattttttgaatttgattataacttttttaagGTGCACCCTAATGCACCACATGCTGATTTTGCAAAAACACCAAGTTCTATTATATTCTGTGAGCATCATTCTAAAATTAGAAGAAAAGTAAAACCTTCTatcaaattattttctaaGTTAAGATCTTTCCTTGAGCTCGCTCGTATCATAGTAgatcaaatgaaaaaaagagaagACATAAAAAACTCTTggataaaagataaatataaaaatgatatttcaaaaaatgatGGAAATACtatgaaaaaattacaagataatatgcattttaaagaaaatgataaaaaacaTGATACTGTGAGAAGTAAGGATAATATAGGTAATaacaatattttaaataataatattcaagattatgatttaaaaaataaactaaaCTTAAATAATAAGGATTTTTCAAAAGATTCACAAAATTTGGATTTTCGTTCTACCAATGGCGAttgtaatttattaaataaaaatgatatatacaATAACGATACATTTAATAATATCCCGCATCAGAAAAAAGAGATAGATATTAATAAACAGAAAGAAGGAATGAAAATGGataatattgataataacagcaaaatattattatcatcatcaTTATCTCATAATTTctcaaaaaatgaaaattttcaaaatgatacattaaataaacaaatgGTGAATAGTAAATCTAGTGAtcaagaatataaaaaaaatgaagaagatgatattaaaaagaaagaaaatgatatatatgaTGATGACTACGATGATGAATATAAGGACGACGATGACGAAGACGACGATGATGATGACGATGATGATGATTATGATGttgatgaagatgaagatgataATGATGAAGATGACAATGAAGATGATTACTATAATGATGAATATTATGAGGAATCTgaggaaaagaaaaattataaaaataatatagttAGAAATTCAGATAAAATagaagagaaaaataaaattgttcaaaataatgatataaagGACCTAGATTAAAGTTAATTTAGTTGTAGAGATGAAGATGGGAAAAATGAAAAGCAGAAAAGTTagtatatacaataaaataaaaaagtattaaaaatatatatatatatatataaattatctttattttgttattacaaaaattttttaaaaaaaataagagattaaaaaattttataaaatacatatatgtaTACATTCTTTTTTACATTTGTTATTCTTGTGAatgtcaaaaaaaaaaaaattgtgtattaatatatataaaatttattcattgaTTTTTATTGCCattgattttatttaatatttcctgattgaaaaaattatgaaaaaaataaaataaaataataataatatatatatgtatattaaaaaaaaatgaaaaaaaaattattaatttttgcaTCATTTAAAACAATTGATTATTATTTaagaaaacttttttttatttttttttatgtatttttcattttttataaaaacgCATAACCATATGTAAAAggttttatctatttttttttatttccttataaattttttttatatataaaaattttaaaatatatattattcattGACTTGtactatataaaattaaaaaaaaaaattatcaatttatttttaaaaaaaaagttaaaactattaaaaacaataaaaagaacaaaacaaaattataaaatatttaacatAGGCAAAGATcataactaaaaaaaaaaaaaaaaaaaaaaattaaacaaattcatataaatataatattacataatataaaaagatatatatatatatatatatatatatatatatatatatatataaagagaaACAATagataaaagaattatgGATTTATTCAACTTCAGTATCATCGTATGTATCTGATGCATCTTCAAAAGCTTGTTTTGATGGTTGCCAAATGTGTAATGTATTATCTTCACTAATAGAAGAAATCAtctgcaaaaaaaaaaaaaaaaaggaaatatttATGAAGTGTTTTAAATTAgtcaattatatatttaatcttATTTACCATTGAATAAGacatatttaatgaaaaatctAAAATATTTGAAGAATGTCCACCGTGAATAAATATAAGTTCTGGTGGACCATCTTGAGAATCTTCATAAGTTTGTTCTATTCCaattttatttgtatcaaaaaaataaatatatttatcacATGATGAAGATGATAAAATTCCCGGTTGATATTTATCCcactttaattttataatagttTCTTTTTGTGAAATAATTCTATGTAATGATTTACTTGTGCATCGAATATCCCATAAGtctatttctttattagTACCAGCTGttgcaaaaatatttttattatgagGATTGATATCAATTGAATTTAAAGTAAAATTTGTTGCTTTTATTGAATTAACTAGATTTTTACTACgtatatcatatatatttatataaccaTTTTCTGAAACtgttaaaacatttttatctttCCAGCAACAGTCTTGTAAAGGtatgttattattaaaaaatttcattactGGATTAACTACTTTCTTACCAGAATTAATATCCCATATACATAAATAGGAATCATCTGCACAAGAAGAAATTAaatcattttcttcatcCCACTGTAATCCCCAGCCTTGATATAAATGTCCTTTTAAGGTAATATCAAAATttcctatattttttttaagttcattttcttcatattGATAATTACccaaatttaaaatatttatattaccaTCTGATGAAAAACATGCTATTACATCTGAATTTTTAGGATTAcaacttattttatttatttcacattcatgatatattttattttttattttaaaatttttactgGTATCATTACAAAAATTATGTCTataatcatttattttttcataataaaagCTTGAGAAAGAAAATTGTTCACTGGGCAAACtaacctaaaaaaaaaaatatatatatatatatatatatatatatatatatatatatatatatataagagagagagagaaaaaaaaaaaaaaatgtatacaATATACACTCTATACatatttatcttattttgtttttttttttttacttctaagattaaaatataattatttttctcaGTTGTATATGTCCCTAATATTAAATCTTGATAATAATAGTCTTCATCacttctattaaaaaaaaaaagaaaagaaaaacaaatatgtgtataatataaaatatatatatatatactattctcattttttttttttcttttaatatatatgtttttattctAACTTATAAACATTTGGTAGCCACTCAATAAATAAAGATGGCCATTCACACGTATATATCATAATAACATTGTAAAGTAAAATAGTATTATATTGccaatatttataattatctaAATTAGAGTTCATGTAATTATGTTGCGATTCCTCATTTTgattattaatatcattaaGACTACTCAGGTTGTTACCctgttttttcattttactttattatacatgtatatatGCACAAAATATGTatctttataatatatatatatatatataaatttgacttaaatttttttttttttatgtaatttttctaaattatttttatttattaataagaaaaatttataaaataattatcattttaACTTTacaaacagaaaaaaaattatattttaatgaaaaaaatttcttctGATGAAAATATCAAGATACAATAATttactataaaaataataaagaaaacaacgtaataaattaaaaagttaGATTcaatctttattttattattatctctatttttatgaatttatatttaaaattaattaatttcataaatgaaatataaaaaattatacatatacgtatatatatatatatatatatatatatatatatatatatatattatatatatatatataataaatataccTTTTAAATTGTACTaacaatattattaaaaaaaaaaattaagaaaaatatataatataaattttaaaaacttttaaaaataatttaataaatttaatacttaatttgaaaaaaatattaataaaaaaaaatattgttactattttacataaaatataaagatacTTGTTTAAATtaagaattttaaaaatttaaaagtatGATATACAAAActttacaaataaaaaaaaaaaaaaaaaattaaaatatataataaatgaaaaattgtTTTCCCAATAAATGgaaatgtatattttaaaattataaaaaatatacagcagaataaataaataaatatatatatatatatatatatatatataaaataatttttttttgtttttttttgtttttttttgttttttttgcTCTTAATATATTCAAGTAATTTTGATTTCACTATTTAAAACGCTTTTcttaaaacataaaatatgaatacttctatttttatacaaaaaaattatatatttattggtTATTTCTCAAAAAAGCTTATTAAgcttatataaataattagaaTAAACaatcaaataatttaaaaattaattttactaATATCATAacttttagaaaaaaaactactaaaaattgttataaagagaaaagaaaaaagaaaactaaaaagaaatagaaaattttttgtttaagctttcaatataaaatatcattCATAAGATTAATTTCCactaatataaatgatatatattttgaaattatttttaaaatgatagtatttcttattaaaaataaatattcaactattgaaaaaatacaaggaaaaaattataaataaaaaaaatatttaagttaATACAATTTAAAGCCAAGTATTACTAAAAAAACAAGCTTTGTGTATGTATTAAATATAAGTTAAAATGTAAAGAATAAACTttatattcaatttttttttcccatggaaatattttagaagaaaaataatattaataataaaagtagaTGTATAAAatgtgtattttttttttttttttttcattaatgaATGTCTAGCAGCACaatatattcttattttcaCACTAATTAAATGtgcaaagaaaaaaaaaaataattgataaaataaatatatataataaaaaatgatatatttaaagaaaaataaaattttgcaaaaaaaaaaaaaaaaaagcttgctaaaagtaatttaataaataaacttTCGTATATAATGAACAGAAGAAATACAGagataaaatatttcttatttaaagAATAGTAAATATTGCATATATCTTAATAGATAATaatgaatgaaaataaaaagttagaTATTATTCGTAGTATGCTAAACGCTTTATTAGGTAACAGTGAATTAAAAGACAATAgtgataatgaaaaaattaaacttaaaaaaaagtatatagaaaaatccaaaaaagtaattattttttatagaaaatatatgaatattttagaACAACaagaattagaaaaatatacaaatttatatgatgttatattaaataattcatttgAATATTCAGAAAAAGATGATATAGATACATATATGTATTGTAATGTTTTtcctatattaaaaaaaacatttgaTTCTTTTGTTTTATACATCTCCAAGATaataacatat
It encodes:
- a CDS encoding chromatin assembly factor 1 P55 subunit, putative, with protein sequence MKKQGNNLSSLNDINNQNEESQHNYMNSNLDNYKYWQYNTILLYNVIMIYTCEWPSLFIEWLPNVYKSDEDYYYQDLILGTYTTEKNNYILILEVSLPSEQFSFSSFYYEKINDYRHNFCNDTSKNFKIKNKIYHECEINKISCNPKNSDVIACFSSDGNINILNLGNYQYEENELKKNIGNFDITLKGHLYQGWGLQWDEENDLISSCADDSYLCIWDINSGKKVVNPVMKFFNNNIPLQDCCWKDKNVLTVSENGYINIYDIRSKNLVNSIKATNFTLNSIDINPHNKNIFATAGTNKEIDLWDIRCTSKSLHRIISQKETIIKLKWDKYQPGILSSSSCDKYIYFFDTNKIGIEQTYEDSQDGPPELIFIHGGHSSNILDFSLNMSYSMMISSISEDNTLHIWQPSKQAFEDASDTYDDTEVE